The DNA window ACTGTTACTGATGGTAATGGATGTACCGGAAGCGCATCAGCTACTACTACAGTTAATTCAAATCCAACTCCCGCTATTAGTGGTAGTTTGATATTCTGTGCAGGTGGTTCAACAACATTGGATGCGGGTTCTTTCTCCGGTTATAGTTGGTCGTCAGGCGAAACCACACAAACCATTTCTGTAAACACAGCAGGAACGTTTACAGTGACTGTTACTGACGGTAATGGATGTACTGGAAGTGCATCAGCTACTACTACAGTTAATTCAAATCCAACTCCCGTTATTAGTGGTAGTTTGATATTCTGTGCAGGTAGTTCAACAACATTAGATGCAGGTTCTTTCTCCGGTTACAGTTGGTCAACGGGGGCAAGCACGCAAACCATTTCAGTTAACTCAGCCGGTACGTTTACAGTAACCGTAACCGATCTGTCAACAGGTTGTACTGCATCTTCCTCAGCAACGGTAAATAGCAATACAAACAACCTAACTTGTGCTGCTACTGATAATATTAGCTGCACCACACCGAATGGCACAGTAACGGCTACCGCTGCGGGAGTTTCATTTATGTGGGACAATGGAAATACAAATGCCAGCCAAGGCGGCCTTGTGGCCGGAACATATACCGTAACGGTAACTGATCTTACAACAGGATGTACAGCAACTTGTTCTGCAACAGTAAATGGCATTACAAGCAACCCGACTGTAACTTGTGCTGCTACTGACAATACACTATGTATCGGAGCTAATGGAACTGTAAGTGCAGCATCTAGTGGCGTAACTTATTTATGGAGTAATGGATCTACGAGCTACCATTCACGAAACCGAACAGTAACCGACCACAACCGGCGATAACAACTACCACGTAAACACACTGTGGCAACGGTGTAACTTCCATGGAGTAATGGATCTACAGATGCTACCCAAAGCGGATTAGCAGCCGGAACATATACCGTAACAGTAACTGATCTGTCAACAGGTTGTACAGCCACTTGCTCCGCAACGGTAAATAACAATACAAGCAATCCGACAGTAACTTGTGCAGCCACTAACAATACGCTATGTGTTGGATCTAATGGAACTGTAAGTGCAACATCTAGTAGCGTAACTTATTTATGGAGTAATGGATCTACAGATGCAACCCAAAGCGGATTAGTAGCCGGAACATATACGTAACAGTCGACCAGTCAACAGGGTGCACAGCTACTTGTTCGGCAACGGTGCTTGATAACATTACTAATCCAACGGTAACTTGTGCAGCCACTGACAATACGCTATGTGTTGGATCTAATGGTACTGTAAGCGCAACATCCACGGGCGTAACTTATTTATGGAGCAATGGATCTACAGATGCTAGCCAAAGCGGATTAGCAGCCGGAACATATACCGTAACAGTAACCGACCAGTCAACCGGATGCACAGCTACTTGTTCGGCAACGGTGCTTGATAACATTACTAATCCAACGGTAACTTGTGCAGCCACTGACAATACACTATGTGTTGGATCTAATGGTACTGTAAGTGCAACATCTAGTGGTGTAACTTACCTATGGAGTAATGGATCGACTGATGCTACCCAAAGCGGATTAGTAGCCGGAACATATACCGTAACAGTAACCGACCAGTCAACAGGATGCACAGCCTTTCCGATAACCCGCGGGCCACCCAACACCTTTGGCAACGGTGATACCCACGACCACACCGACAAATGTTGGATCTAATGGAACTGTAAGTGCAACATCTAGTGGCGTAACTTATTTATGGAGTAATGGATCGACTGATGCTACCCAAAGCGGATTAGCAGCCGGAACATATACCGTAACAGTAACCGACCAGTCAACAGGATGCACAGCTACTTGTTCGGCAACGGTGCTTGATAACATTACTAATCCAACGGTAACTTGTGCAGCCACTGACAATACGCTATGTGTTGGATCTAATGGAACTGTAAGTGCAACATCTAGTGGCGTAACTTATTTATGGAGTAATGGATCGACTAGCTACCCAAAGCGGTTACAGAAAAGAACAGTAACCACCAGTAAGGACTTGGAGTAATGGATCGACTGATGCTACCCAAAGCGGAATAGTAGCCGGAACATATACTGTAACAGTAACCGACCAGTCAACAGGATGCACAGCTACTTGTTCGGCAACGGTGCTTGATAACATTACTAATCCAACGGTAACTTGTGCAGCCACTGACAATACACTATGTGTTGGATCTAATGGAACTGTAAGTGCAGCATCTAGTGGCGTAACTTATTTATGGAGTAATGGATCTACAGATGCTACCCAAAGCGGATTAGTATCCGGAACATATACCGTAACGGTATTTGACCAGTCAACCGGATGTACGGCAACTTGCTCAGCAACGGTGTTAGATAATATAATAGTGCCTTCCGTAGTTTGCTCTGCCATTAATAATACAGATTGCAGCCAACCAAATGGTAGTGTAAGCGCCACTGCCACTAATGTTTCATATATGTGGAATAATGGAAGTACAAATTCCTCGATAAGTGGAATATTTGCAGGAACATATACGGTGACTGTAACAGATTTGACAACAGGCTGTACCGCCTCCTGTTCGGCAACAGTAATAAATAATGGAACCAACATTCCTGCTACGCCAGCAGCTATTTCCGGACCTATAGTAGTATGCCGAAATTCTACCCAGACGTATGTAATTGCATTAGTACCCGGAGCAAATACGTATACATGGACAGTACCTACAGGTGCCACTGTTACTATTGGTCAGGGAACCAATACAGCAACGGTATTTTTTAGCAACACTTCAATATCGGGCAATGTAACGGTGGTGGCATCCAATTTATGTGGAAGTAGCGCCCCTAGAAATTTGTTCGTAACGGTTGTGCCTAATGTACCTGCAATGCCAACAATTACTGGTTTGCAGCGTGGTGTATGCGGCCGCAAGAATATTGTTTATACCTGCTCTACGGTTGCCGGTGCCACATCGTATACATGGACGGTGCCAACAGGAGCTACCTTAGCAAGCGGTCAGGGAACAACAAGTATCGTAGTGCACTTTGGTAATACATTTACCGGAAGCGGATTTATAACAGTAAAAGCAAATAATGTATGCGGCAGTAGCAATACTCGTTCATACCTTGTGCATGGAAAGCTTTCTACTCCAACAATTATCGGAGCTAATTTTACGTGCAAGTTTCAAACCGGTGTGGTTTATTCTTGTACCCCTGTTATCGGAGCAACCAGCTATACATGGACGGTGGTTCCCGGAAGTACCATAGTAAGCGGACAAGGAACCACATCTATCGTAGTAAATTGGGGAGCTATTAATGGAGTTATCAAGGTAAAAGCCAATTCGGTTTCGGTATGTTCAGAAAGCGTAAATTCAACACACCCTGTATCGTTCACTTGTCGCGCAGGAAACGAAGGACTGTCAGCTATAGACGTTTATCCTAATCCGGCTAATGATGTATTAAATGTTGAATACGATAGTTACCTGGGAGGGGTTGCTTCCATACAGTTATTCAATTTGCTTGGCGAAGAATTAATGATGCAACAGCACCTTAGCAATGAGGGGTTGAATAAAGTAACCTTCTCGATTGATAAACTACCAGCGGGTTGTTATATATTAAAAGTTAACAGTATGGGATATACTCAAGTGGTTAAGGTAATTAAGAACTAATACAAGGAAATTTAAAAGTGATTAAGCCGCGACTAAGAACAGACTATTGCGCTATAACATGGTAAACAGTTCATGAGAAGAAATCTTATCAGGTACTTTGAATGGATTAACCTGCACATGGGCTGCAATACTCAATGATTCGGTAACCGGAAATCCGGAGCCTCATTCAGGTCAGTCATTTAATGCCAATCTTACAACTGATACAAATTTTAATGTGGTGGTAACTGATGTTAACGGACGCAATTCAACAAGCAGTGTGCATATTGATGCACATTGCTTTATCGGCAATTTAGCTATTGTAAAAATTGAGATGTGACATCAGACTGGGAGTACAAATAATACTTATGTTACTATTTTGTGTTGCGCAAAGCGCAGTTGCTGAACTTCTTGCCTTGGGGGATTGCAGCAGAGCCTGCAATGCTTATATTAATCAAATCAATTGCACAGGTGTAAGGCATAGCGATATTAATGCCTTAGCACGTTTCGCTATTGCTTGGTATACTAGTCTGGCCTCCCCGCGTTTGGCGTAGTCTCCGACTACGTCTTTCAGTAATACAATCTCCGATTATGTTATACAAATTAATTTCACGGTTTCGCTTTATCCTTTGATAGCCTTGACTCTTTTTTTTACCAAATATATAAATCAGAGATTTATTTACAATGTGGCGTAGTCAGAGACTACGCCAAACGGGGTATCGCTTACACAGAGTTTGACATCTTATGTAACCGGGCCAACATTACCGGGCGAAAAGGTGTGAGATACCGTAGCACCTGAAGCAATGGCGCCATTATCATCAAAGTCCCAATCGTACGTAAGAGGACTGAATTCCGGGTCGAAGGAAGCAGTGCCATCAAAATTGATGGTAGTGCCGATGGTACAAGTATAACAACTTATATTATTTCCGTTAAAATAGTTTGAGATAGATGCACTAAGCTCAAGAGGAGCATACTGAGCAACGGTTTGTTCATCCCATCCTTCCACACCATTAGCATCGCGCACAATTAATTTATAATAACCAGCAGGTACATTTGCAATGCTTGATGTAGTTTGTTCATTGCTCCAACGGCAGGTGTTCGGAGCATAACCCCCTGTAATGTACTGAAAATGCTTGCACTTGACTCGCCAAAACAGTTAGCTGTATTGCCGTTGGCATAGCTTGCAGTAATTTGCACATTGATAGTTTGGCTATTGGCTTTCATAGTAATCAATAGCTTTGCAATTGCGCAACATAAGACACGTAACTTACACAGCCTTATTTTTGAGAATGGAGAATGGAGAAGGTGTCATGATATTAAGATTTAATAGTTTAATGTAAATATTTAAAAGAAGAGGAATAACTTCCAAATTTATTCTTAAAAGAAAATTCGTGCAAGCTGTTTTTAGGTAAGACAGTCTTAGATTTGCTTATATTCTTAGTAGCATAATACTGCAAGACATAAGGTTCTTAACTGCGATGTAAAATACTTTTTTTCACCCCAAAAGATATAAACATCCTATGACTTTCGATTGGTGATATATAAATCAATTTAATAACCTTAACTTAAAATTCTTAATCAAAATTAAGAGTACATTTGGACATAAAAATTTTTATAATTAGAAATATGACAAAATTTCTTACATTTTGTGCTGCCATGCTTTTTTGTGGGTATGGTTTTTCTCAAGTTTACATTAACGAAACAAGTGGCGATGCTACCAACAACGACTCCGAAAATGACGGTATCGTAGAACTCATTGGGCCTCCGGGTACCAATATTGGCTGTTGGGTTATTTCCAACAGCGAATGGGTAGTGGTTATTCCTCCCGGCACTACTATACCAAGCGATAGCGTTTTTGTTATCGCCTGTAGTCAGGCACAATCCAACAATCCCAATCCCGGATCGGGTATAGCGCGCAACGGTGGCGACTTTATGAGTCAGCTCCCCATCGATTTTGATGTGTGCCTGCCTGCCAACCAATATTATGTTGATTGGGCAGCTACAGGGTTTACAATCGATAATCAAGGCCCTGCCGATGGCGATCAGATTGTACTTTTTAAACCCGATGGTTCCGTTGCCGATGCCGTTCAATGGGGTGGGGGATCTACAGGTGCTGCCGATAACAATGCATTACAATCTGGCAACTACACGCTCATAGGCCCTCCGGGAAATCCCTCGCCTAATGGTTCGGGTGCACAAACGCGAGGTATATTGCCTCCGGCTCTCCGCCCGGGGGGCTCATGCTACAATGCGGCTTATTCCTATACAATGCCCGCCATTGCTACTGCCAATACCTATTGCAATCTTACCCCATTATCATCGCCTCATCCGCAAGTGGATGGCGATGTGCTGCAAGCATGTAATTCTACTTTTCAGCGCATAGCCTACCCGGGAGTAACGCAGGCACCCTATGCCACACGATGCAATGGTGCAAGTGGCTGGCGCAAAAGCGAACACCCAAATCCCGGAATGTCCAACTATGCTCCAATAGATTCTTTAATATTACCAACAATTACAACCATTACACAATGCACTGCGGCTGCTGTGCCGATTACGCTGGAAGTTTATAACTATGCACACGTAGAACCCACTAAATCAAGTACCGATAGTAAAATAGGAAGCTTTGTTTCTATAGATGGCGCTGCAGGTGTTAACTGGACAAGTGTGGTTGAAAATACAACCACCGGTGTTACTACTTTGACTTACAATGTGGGTGCTCTTTCAGTTGGTACACATACCGTTTCATTAATTTGGGACGACTTGTCAAATTCGCCCATTGCCAGCAGTAGTGTGGGTAGCAACTCCGAAGGTGCCGTACGCAACAATACAACTCCCAGCGATTGCTATCAGGTGCGCACTTTAACCATTACGGTAGTTGCACCTTTGGTATTATCAAAAACTTCGTTGTCGTGCCCTACCGATTTTCCTGTGGGAACTGTAAATATTTCTACACTGGTAACCGGTGGCTCCAATGTAAAATATGCATTTAAAAACAATGGCGTAAATGTAGATTCCAATGCCACAGGACTTTTTACCATAAGTACTATCCTCACGGGCCCATTAACGGTAGTAGTATACGATGGCAGCGGATGTACACCACCGCAAACCATTACCATCAATAATAACTGCCGACTGCTTCCACCGCCTTGCCCCGTATTTGCAAACGATGCCACCTGTAACACAGCCGCAGGCGCCAAGTGCCCGGGCGATGTTTTAAGCATGAGCATCAGCACATCGGCTTCTACAAATTTACCAAACGGCTCTACCATAGAATGGGTAAATGATGTAAACAACAGCGGTGGCGTATATGACGAAAGTAGTGCGGATGTGGTGGCGAGCCAGACCATATCAAGTGTACCAAGTGGGGCAGCTAAATTAAACGAGGTTTTATTCAATGCAGCAACTGAAACTTCCCCAAATTTCGGTGAGGGCTGGGAAGTGGCTGGAACGCCCGGAACTAATATTGGTTGTAGCTACTTTACTGATGGTGATTTTGTTGTTCAATTACCTTCTACAGCAGTTATTCCGGCAAGTGGCTTTTATGTTGTTGGTTCAAATTTTTCTGCATCTTCTTGGAATAGTAACATAAATTTACTTTTAACCTCCACAGCCACTACTCCTAATTTAACTAATGGAGGGGAGTATTTAGCATACTTTAGCTCAAGCAATTCTTTTATTAATGGAGCTTTTTGGGGACCATCAGGAACTACCAGTAATGTACCAGCTACAACTTCCGCTCCTACTGTCTCTGTAACAGGTGCGGGTTGTGCAGCACTGCCAAGTTTTGCAACAATACAAGCGAGTGTTATAAGTGCAGCGCCAAGTTTTCCTCCTGCCGTAACTGGGAGTTCTGCAGATGAACAAAGCATTGAATTAAGTATAGATTTAGGTACAACTTGGCAGTTGTCTGCCGCTCCCGGTTCTAACGTTAATACATTGGGTTCAACAAATGCTCTTAATCTCACCCCAGCCTGTGCCACCTACACAATCCCATCTACAGCGTGTGGTACTACATTGCGCATTATGCCACGTATCAATCCTGTTAATGCAAGTTGTACCGGCACATCGCAACCAACTTTGGCTGTTCGTAATTTTACGGTTACATGTCCTACAGCGGCTATCTCCGGTACTTCTACGGCATGTGCACCGGCATCGGGCAGCTTAACGATTAATTTTTCGGGGTACACAGGTACGCCTACTTTTACAATTAACTATACTATTAACGGAGTGGCACAAACGCCTATTGTTACTTCTGATAATCCTTATACGCTTACAAGTGCAACAGCCGGGCAGTTTGCTTTAACCTCGGTTACTGCTGACGGTGGTAACTGCACAGCAACTGTGTCGGGCAGTGGGGAGATTTTTATAAATGCCGCACCCTCGGTTACTATTTCGGGTGCCAATGTCAATATATGCGAAGGTTACACAGGGCAGATTCCGCTTACCCTTGCCGGTACTACACCTTTCACACTTACTTATAATATAGATGGTGGTGCAAATCAAACGGTGGCTGTTTCTTCCAACGTATTAAATATAAGCACAACAGGCCTAAGTGCCAGTGCACATGTTGTTAATCTCGTATCGGTAGTAGACGATAACGGCTGTACCGGAACTGTTTCGGGCACAGGTAATATTACAGTGTTAGCAGCACCTGCGCCAACTGTAACATCAAATTCACCGGTATGTATAAGCGTGCCATCTACTTCCAGCATCAATTTAAGCGCATCTGGCGCAGGCGCTATCGGCTATGCTTGGACTGGTCCTGGCTCATTCTCAAGTACCGCTCAAGCCCCTACAATCACTAATGTTACAGCAGTAAACGAAGGGCTGTATAACGTTACGGTTTCTTATGCCGGTGGTTGTACTAGCTTAGGTCAAACCTTTGTTGATGTAAATCATAATCCGGTAATTACTAGCGCTACGCCATCATGTGTAGCTGGCCCAGGTACAGGTGTTATTACTATTGCAGCAACCATTCCTTCCGGAACCATAGAATACTCAATTGACAATACTAATTGGTTTGGAACCAATGTATTTAATTCCGTTGCCAATAATACCTATACTGTTTATGCACGTAATGCTGCAAGTAATAATTGTGTTGTTTCGTTGGCAGGGGTAGTGGTGAATTGTTTAGTTGCTTGTAATGTAACCTGTACAACTACGGGCACATCTGCATTATGCTTTGGAGGAGCCACAGGCACAGCCACAAGCACCCCAGCAGGTGGCACTGGCCCATATACATATTTGTGGAACGATGGTGCAGCACAAACTACTGCCACCGCCACAGGCTTATCAGCAGGAACGTATACAGTAACAGTAACCGACAATAATGGATGTACTAGTACATGCAGTTATACAGTTACAGAACCTACAGCATTAACATGCGTAGGCAGCGGAACAAATGTATCGTGCAACGGAGGTAATAACGGCACAGCTACAAGCCCCCCTGCAGGAGGCACAAGCCCTTATACATACTTATGGAGCAATGGACAAACCAATGCAACAGCCACAGGCTTAATAGCTGGAACATATACAGCAACCGTTACAGATGCAAATGGATGTACTACATCATGCAGCTATCCAGTTACCGAGCCGGCAGTATTAACATGCGTAGGCAGCGGAACAAATGTATCGTGCAACGGAGGTAATAACGGCACAGCTACAAGCACCCCTGCAGGAGGCACAAGCCCTTATACATACTTATGGAGCAATGGACAAACCAATGCAACAGCCACAGGCTTAATAGCTGGAACATATACAGCAACCGTTACAGATGCAAATGGATGTACTACATCATGCAGCTATCCAGTTACCGAGCCAGCAGTATTAACATGCGTAGGCAGCGGAACAAATGTATCGTGCAACGGAGGTAATAACGGCACAGCTATAAGCACACCAACAGGAGGCACAAGCCCTTATACATACTTATGGAGCAATGGACAAACCAATGCAACAGCCACAGGCTTAATAGCTGGAACATATACATCAACCGTTACAGATGCAAATGGATGTACTACATCATGCAGCTATACAGTTGCAGAGCCAGCAGCATTAACATGCGTAGGCAGCGGAACAAATGTATCGTGCAACGGAGGTAATAACGGCACAGCTACAAGCACCCCAGCAGGAGGCACAAGCCCTTATACATACTTATGGAGCAATGGACAAACCGATGCAACAGCCACAGGCTTAATAGCTGGAACATATACAGCAACCGTTACAGATGCAAATGGATGTACTACATCATGCAGCTATCCAGTTACCGAGCCGGCAGCATTAACATGCGTAGGCAGCGGAACAAATGTATCGTGCAACGGAGGTAATAACGGCACAGCTACAAGCACCCCGGCAGGAGGCACAAGCCCTTATACATACTTATGGAGCAATGGACAAACCGATGCAACAGCCACAGGCTTAATAGCTGGAACATATACAGCAACCGTTACAGATGCAAATGGATGTACTACATCATGCAGCTCATCACCACATAAGGTCCCCTCCTCCCACTACCGTCAATGGAGCTACATCATGCAGCTATACAGTTGCAGAGCCAGCAGCATTAACATGCGTTGCAGGGAACAAATGTATCATGTAATGGAGGTTCAAACGGCACAGCTACAAGCACCCAACAGGAGGCACAAGCCCTTATACATACTTATGGAGCAATGGACAAACCGATGCAACAGCCACAGGCTTAATAGCTGGAACATATACAGCAACCGTTATCGATGCAAATGGATGTACTACATCATGCAGCTATACAGTTACAGAACCTACAGCATTAACATGTGTTGCTACAGGAACAAATGTATCATGTAATGGAGGTTCAAACGGCACAGCTACAAGCACACCAGCAGGAGGCACAAGCCCTTATACATACTTATGGAGCAATGGACAAACCGATGCAACAGCCACAGGCTTAATAGCTGGAACAATACGCAACCGTTACAGATGCAATGGATGTCTACATCATGCAGCTATACAGTTGCAGAGCCAGCAGCATTAACATGTGTTGCTACAGGAACAAATGTATCATGTAATGGAGGTTCAAACGGCACAGCTACAAGCACACCAACAGGAGGCACAAGCCCTTATACATACTTATGGAGCAATGGACAAACCGATGCAACAGCCACAGGCTTATTAGCAGGAACATATACCGCAACCGTTACAGATGCAAATGGATGTACTACATCATGCAGCTATACAGTTGCAGAGCCAGCAGCATTAACATGTGTTGCTACAGGAACAAATGTATCATGTAATGGAGGTTCAAACGGCACAGCTACAAGCACACCAACAGGAGGCACAAGCCCTTATACATACTTATGGAGCAATGGACAAACCGATGCAACAGCCACAGGCTTAATAGCTGGAACATATACAGCAACCGTTACAGATGCAAATGGATGTACTACATCATGCAGCTATACAGTTGCAGAGCCAGCAGCATTAACATGTGTTGCTACAGGAACAAATGTATCATGTAATGGAGGTTCAAACGGCACAGCTACAAGCACACCAACAGGAGGCACAAGCCCTTATACATACTTATGGAGCAATGGACAAACCAATGCAACAGCCACAGGCTTAATAGCTGGAACATATACAGCAACCGTTACAGATGCAAATGGATGTACTACATCATGCAGCTATCCAGTTACCGAGCCAGCAGTATTAACATGCGTAGGCAGCGGAACAAATGTATCGTGCAACGGAGGTAATAACGGCACAGCTACAAGCACCCCTGCAGGAGGCACAAGCCCTTATACATACTTATGGAGCAATGGACAAACCAATGCAACAGCCACAGGCTTAATAGCTGGAACATATACAGCAATCGTTACAGATGCAATTGGATGTACTACATCATGCAGCTATCCAGTTACCGAGCCAGCAGTATTAACATGCGTAGGCAGCGGAACAAATGTATCGTGCAACGGAGGTAATAACGGCACAGCCACAAGCACCCCTGCAGGAGGCACAAGCCCTTATACATACTTATGGAGCAATGGACAAACCAATGCAACAGCCACAGACTTAATAGCTGGAACATATACAGCAACCGTTATCGATGCAAATGGATGTACTACATCATGCAGCTATACAGTTGCAGAGCCGGCAGCATTAACATGCGTAGGCAGCGGAACAAATGTATCGTGCAACGGAGGTAATAACGGCACAGCTACAAGCACCCCTGCAGGAGGCACAAGCCCTTATACATACTTATGGAGCAATGGACAAACCAATGCAACAGCCACAGGCTTAATAGCTGGAACATATACAGCAACCGTTACAGATGCAATTGGATGTACTACATCATGCAGCTATCCAGTTACCGAGCCAGCAGTATTAACATGCGTAGGCAGCGGAACAAATGTATCGTGCAACGGAGGTAATAACGGCACAGCCACAAGCACCCCAACAGGAGGCACAAGCCCTTATACATACTTATGGAGCAATGGACAAACCAATGCAACAGCCACAGGCTTAATTAGCTGGAACATATACAGCAACCGTTACAGATGCAATTGGATGTACTACATCATGCAGCTATCCAGTTACCGAGCCAGCAGCATTAACATGCGTAGCACGGAACAAATGTATCTGCAACGGAGGTAATAACGGCACAGCTACAAGCACCCCTCAGGAGGCACAAGCCCTTATACATACTTATGGAGCAATGGACAAACCAATGCAACAGCCACAGGCTTAATAGCTGGAACATATACAGCAATCGTTACAGATGCAATTGGATGTACTACATCATGCAGCTATCCAGTTACCGAGCCAGCAGTATTAACATGCGTAGGCAGCGGAACAAATGTATCGTGCAACGGAGGTAATAACGGCACAGCTACAAGCACCCCAGCAGGAGGCACAAGCCCTTATACATACTTATGGAGCAATGGACAAACCAATGCAACAGC is part of the Bacteroidota bacterium genome and encodes:
- a CDS encoding T9SS type A sorting domain-containing protein, whose protein sequence is MLDNITNPTVTCAATDNTLCVGSNGTVSAASSGVTYLWSNGSTDATQSGLVSGTYTVTVFDQSTGCTATCSATVLDNIIVPSVVCSAINNTDCSQPNGSVSATATNVSYMWNNGSTNSSISGIFAGTYTVTVTDLTTGCTASCSATVINNGTNIPATPAAISGPIVVCRNSTQTYVIALVPGANTYTWTVPTGATVTIGQGTNTATVFFSNTSISGNVTVVASNLCGSSAPRNLFVTVVPNVPAMPTITGLQRGVCGRKNIVYTCSTVAGATSYTWTVPTGATLASGQGTTSIVVHFGNTFTGSGFITVKANNVCGSSNTRSYLVHGKLSTPTIIGANFTCKFQTGVVYSCTPVIGATSYTWTVVPGSTIVSGQGTTSIVVNWGAINGVIKVKANSVSVCSESVNSTHPVSFTCRAGNEGLSAIDVYPNPANDVLNVEYDSYLGGVASIQLFNLLGEELMMQQHLSNEGLNKVTFSIDKLPAGCYILKVNSMGYTQVVKVIKN
- a CDS encoding PKD domain-containing protein; this encodes MRDANGVEGWDEQTVAQYAPLELSASISNYFNGNNISCYTCTIGTTINFDGTASFDPEFSPLTYDWDFDDNGAIASGATVSHTFSPGNVGPVT
- a CDS encoding SprB repeat-containing protein, giving the protein MEQWTNRCNSHRLNSWNNTQPLQMQWMSTSCSYTVAEPAALTCVATGTNVSCNGGSNGTATSTPTGGTSPYTYLWSNGQTDATATGLLAGTYTATVTDANGCTTSCSYTVAEPAALTCVATGTNVSCNGGSNGTATSTPTGGTSPYTYLWSNGQTDATATGLIAGTYTATVTDANGCTTSCSYTVAEPAALTCVATGTNVSCNGGSNGTATSTPTGGTSPYTYLWSNGQTNATATGLIAGTYTATVTDANGCTTSCSYPVTEPAVLTCVGSGTNVSCNGGNNGTATSTPAGGTSPYTYLWSNGQTNATATGLIAGTYTAIVTDAIGCTTSCSYPVTEPAVLTCVGSGTNVSCNGGNNGTATSTPAGGTSPYTYLWSNGQTNATATDLIAGTYTATVIDANGCTTSCSYTVAEPAALTCVGSGTNVSCNGGNNGTATSTPAGGTSPYTYLWSNGQTNATATGLIAGTYTATVTDAIGCTTSCSYPVTEPAVLTCVGSGTNVSCNGGNNGTATSTPTGGTSPYTYLWSNGQTNATATGLISWNIYSNRYRCNWMYYIMQLSSYRASSINMRSTEQMYLQRR